In one Limosilactobacillus oris genomic region, the following are encoded:
- a CDS encoding SEC10/PgrA surface exclusion domain-containing protein, with product MNTTVAKLIATAAVTTFGLTLITTGARADDVTVSTTANQPTTIQSTTTNLNLYSKNLSRVQATQAINFPAGYTLDAVRNVNSQAAANAFEQTAQQGIYNNNYQSNRLAATQAVDLNSLTADQVSQLNQYGLNLVNRARAEFGLEPFTQDAGTINQVRAMALEYQFRDESLLNGHWHDYEILQGQSENIAAHQVYVDNIPNLAARPFASAVGTDFVNVNAVPLFTIKTMDDLQACVYYGLMGMFFNDAGDLFGHAQNFLTVQQPITTLALYPSLTYATGRGTWSNGIPFTFRLENVDMHYIWTTGTNYNRDDFSNQGTVTPDWDRTDNGNYAYLDGAFITSSGQLVATGWHATNASQGRPYHYLIALDQNGHELQRVITNRVDRPDVQRAHNVYDAAKAGFSTKLDLANQLANVTSIRLISRYSGSADGNSDYVDYWFAPLSVDQGNYANLDGATVVGDQLQLSGWHASNQASGKAYHYIIILNNGREVGRRLVSAGTNRPDVANVYGHIAGAGQSGFSVNFDLAALNFNQRLQVLSRYTDDPAGNGNAVDYWFTPLTDGQYSNQAYLDNFTVGNGRLKIAGWHANGVSRFEQHHFIILFDVTVNRQVESYLVIAAARPDVQRAYPGVANAGQSGFELTLNLTELNLIPGHRYVIVSRYSSSADGNGNGNGSQYTDYWFTPQKLLSQKEAGYVDQHVLRQANDQAKLTVAGWRVTNLARGYHTLILFDNTRGRELARQTIADTPTGLARPDIMRLYGRQYLNAAHAGFTGTITLPVGWPQGDDYTIISRYTPTPDANRDYVDVFYHLGSLQFEQL from the coding sequence ATGAACACTACGGTTGCTAAACTAATCGCTACGGCGGCGGTTACAACCTTTGGCTTGACGCTGATCACCACGGGCGCTCGGGCCGATGATGTTACCGTCAGTACGACAGCCAACCAGCCAACTACTATCCAGTCCACAACAACTAATCTAAATCTCTATTCCAAAAACTTGTCCCGGGTCCAGGCTACCCAGGCAATTAACTTTCCGGCCGGCTACACCCTCGACGCAGTTCGTAATGTCAATAGCCAGGCGGCGGCCAATGCCTTCGAGCAGACCGCCCAGCAGGGAATTTACAATAATAACTACCAGTCCAACCGACTCGCGGCCACCCAGGCGGTTGACCTAAACAGCCTGACCGCTGACCAGGTCAGCCAGCTTAACCAGTACGGGCTTAACCTTGTCAACCGGGCCCGGGCTGAATTTGGCCTAGAGCCATTTACCCAGGATGCCGGAACCATTAACCAGGTACGAGCAATGGCCCTTGAGTACCAGTTTCGTGACGAGTCCCTCCTCAATGGTCACTGGCACGATTACGAAATCCTGCAGGGTCAGTCCGAAAACATCGCGGCCCATCAGGTTTATGTGGATAATATTCCAAACCTGGCGGCGCGACCATTTGCCAGCGCGGTGGGAACCGACTTCGTGAACGTCAATGCAGTGCCGCTATTTACCATTAAGACGATGGATGACCTGCAAGCCTGTGTTTACTATGGCTTGATGGGGATGTTCTTCAACGACGCTGGCGACCTCTTCGGCCACGCCCAGAACTTCCTGACGGTCCAGCAGCCAATCACGACCCTGGCCCTGTACCCATCCCTGACCTACGCGACGGGGAGGGGAACATGGTCAAACGGGATCCCATTTACTTTCCGGCTGGAAAATGTCGATATGCACTATATCTGGACGACCGGGACCAACTATAACCGGGATGACTTCAGTAACCAGGGAACGGTCACTCCAGACTGGGACCGGACTGATAATGGCAACTACGCCTACTTGGATGGAGCCTTTATCACCAGTTCTGGTCAGCTCGTGGCGACTGGCTGGCACGCGACCAATGCCTCCCAGGGGCGCCCTTACCACTACCTGATTGCACTCGACCAGAATGGACACGAGCTTCAGCGGGTGATCACCAACCGGGTTGACCGTCCCGATGTTCAGCGAGCTCATAACGTCTATGACGCGGCCAAGGCAGGTTTTTCAACCAAGCTTGATCTGGCAAACCAGCTTGCTAATGTGACCAGTATCCGCTTGATCAGCCGGTATAGTGGTAGCGCGGATGGCAACAGCGATTACGTAGATTATTGGTTTGCGCCGCTCTCGGTGGACCAGGGGAACTATGCCAATCTGGATGGTGCCACGGTGGTGGGTGACCAGCTCCAGCTCAGCGGTTGGCACGCCAGCAACCAAGCGTCTGGAAAGGCGTACCACTACATCATTATTTTGAATAATGGTCGCGAAGTGGGGCGGCGGTTGGTGTCAGCAGGTACCAACCGGCCGGACGTGGCTAACGTTTACGGCCACATCGCTGGCGCTGGGCAGTCCGGCTTTAGTGTGAACTTTGACTTGGCCGCACTCAACTTTAATCAGCGGCTCCAGGTATTGAGTCGCTACACAGACGACCCCGCCGGCAACGGCAACGCTGTCGACTACTGGTTTACGCCGCTGACGGATGGCCAGTACAGTAACCAGGCTTACCTGGATAACTTTACAGTCGGCAATGGACGGCTGAAAATTGCTGGTTGGCACGCGAACGGGGTCAGCCGGTTTGAACAGCACCACTTCATCATCCTGTTCGATGTGACGGTGAACCGTCAGGTAGAATCGTACCTGGTTATCGCTGCCGCCCGGCCCGATGTTCAACGAGCTTACCCGGGAGTTGCCAACGCCGGGCAGTCTGGCTTTGAGCTAACCTTAAACCTGACGGAACTCAACCTGATTCCCGGGCACCGCTACGTGATTGTCAGCCGCTATTCTAGTAGTGCTGACGGCAACGGGAATGGTAACGGCAGCCAGTACACCGACTACTGGTTCACACCCCAGAAATTATTGTCACAGAAGGAAGCAGGGTACGTAGACCAGCACGTCCTTCGTCAGGCTAATGACCAAGCTAAGTTGACAGTTGCTGGCTGGCGGGTCACTAACTTGGCTCGTGGCTACCACACCCTGATCCTGTTCGATAACACGCGGGGCCGGGAGCTGGCCCGGCAGACGATTGCCGACACGCCAACAGGTTTGGCCCGGCCAGATATCATGCGGTTGTACGGACGGCAGTATCTGAATGCTGCGCACGCCGGCTTTACAGGAACGATAACTTTACCAGTAGGGTGGCCGCAGGGGGATGACTATACGATAATTAGCCGTTATACCCCGACCCCCGATGCAAACCGTGACTACGTGGATGTTTTCTACCACTTGGGAAGCTTACAATTTGAACAACTTTAA
- a CDS encoding AI-2E family transporter, translated as MLNEKRGENVKEKYYHWLFWPSLLLVIAALIWVCTKIQFIFQPFLTFISVVFVPLILSGFLYYMLNPILKLLLKVRLGRFRLNRGVASLLLVLMLILIICGGLAMLIPPVVKEITSLVAHLPQTASGLQRQLNDTIQHSPLKNIDLTAYYRQFDHQLANYAQVVLKGLSSRIGDVINAVTNITVVTITVPVMLFYMLKDGSKLGPSIQKWLSPHHAKEVDQLLGKMNDTLSSYIAGQVIECLFVAVFTSLGYLLIHQPLALVLGIVAGLCNIIPYIGPYIGIAPALFVSLTMAPQKLILVIIVVIVVQQIDGNVIYPNIIGKTLQIHPLTIILLLLAAGHIAGIAGMILCIPFYAVLKTIAEYFFDIYRIEHPVKDETKE; from the coding sequence ATGCTTAACGAGAAACGAGGAGAAAACGTGAAAGAAAAATACTACCATTGGCTCTTTTGGCCGAGCCTACTACTGGTGATCGCGGCTCTGATTTGGGTGTGCACCAAGATCCAGTTTATTTTCCAGCCCTTTCTTACCTTTATTTCAGTAGTCTTTGTGCCATTGATTTTGTCGGGTTTTCTTTATTACATGCTCAACCCGATTTTGAAATTATTACTGAAAGTCCGTCTGGGTCGCTTTCGCCTTAACCGGGGCGTTGCTAGCTTGCTGCTGGTTTTAATGCTGATTTTGATTATCTGTGGCGGCCTGGCAATGTTGATTCCGCCAGTGGTCAAGGAAATTACGAGTCTGGTGGCCCACTTGCCACAGACGGCGAGCGGCTTGCAACGGCAGCTGAATGATACGATCCAGCATTCGCCTCTGAAAAATATCGACCTGACGGCTTACTACCGGCAGTTTGATCACCAGCTTGCAAATTATGCCCAGGTGGTCCTCAAGGGTCTATCATCGCGGATTGGCGACGTCATTAATGCGGTGACGAATATTACGGTTGTGACCATCACGGTGCCAGTAATGCTCTTCTATATGCTGAAGGATGGGTCCAAACTGGGGCCAAGCATCCAGAAGTGGCTATCACCGCACCACGCTAAGGAAGTCGACCAGCTGCTGGGGAAGATGAATGATACCCTGTCTTCCTACATTGCGGGGCAGGTAATTGAGTGCTTGTTTGTGGCCGTCTTTACCTCGCTGGGCTACCTGTTGATCCACCAGCCGTTGGCCCTGGTGCTCGGGATTGTTGCCGGTCTGTGCAACATTATTCCCTATATCGGTCCTTATATTGGAATCGCGCCGGCACTCTTTGTGTCACTGACGATGGCTCCGCAGAAGCTGATTTTGGTTATCATTGTGGTTATTGTGGTCCAGCAAATCGACGGGAACGTGATTTACCCGAATATTATCGGGAAGACGCTCCAAATTCACCCGTTGACAATCATCCTGCTCTTGCTTGCAGCGGGCCACATCGCGGGAATTGCGGGAATGATTCTCTGCATCCCGTTCTACGCCGTCCTCAAGACGATTGCGGAATACTTCTTTGATATTTACCGGATTGAACACCCGGTAAAGGATGAAACAAAAGAATAA
- a CDS encoding MucBP domain-containing protein, which yields MLEPLKTGNPIWVYYLDIDTGENLMVPQLMRGVAGCKYHVERKNFPRYRYVDVDGATDGTFNMQRKDVKFYYRKDNWQEVEAVDTYLQIDQAATVYDNVKGLPIDIPLPAGIVVKAFHRVNTENGDTWYELGADQWVRYQGMRVITNPYQNNDHQPSTLADQLTILPLKNVQGTVDYLPNREIDVYDAPYGKKVATIPDGKRVSISGKLDDNGEITWYQIGDQRFITGNYVIVDNQED from the coding sequence GTGTTAGAACCTTTGAAAACTGGCAACCCAATTTGGGTGTACTACCTTGATATTGACACTGGTGAGAACTTAATGGTCCCCCAACTGATGCGGGGCGTCGCCGGCTGCAAGTACCACGTTGAACGGAAAAACTTTCCCCGCTACCGCTATGTCGACGTCGACGGTGCGACCGATGGCACTTTTAACATGCAGCGCAAGGACGTCAAGTTCTATTATCGGAAGGACAACTGGCAGGAAGTCGAAGCCGTTGATACCTACCTGCAAATCGACCAGGCAGCCACGGTCTACGATAACGTCAAGGGCTTGCCAATTGACATCCCCCTCCCCGCCGGAATTGTTGTTAAGGCCTTTCACCGGGTCAATACCGAAAATGGTGACACCTGGTACGAGCTGGGCGCCGACCAGTGGGTTCGCTACCAGGGGATGCGCGTCATCACCAATCCCTACCAAAATAATGATCACCAGCCTTCCACACTGGCGGATCAGTTAACAATCCTACCGCTAAAGAACGTTCAGGGAACCGTGGATTACCTGCCGAACCGGGAAATCGATGTCTATGACGCCCCCTATGGCAAAAAGGTCGCGACCATCCCCGATGGTAAACGGGTCAGCATCAGCGGTAAGTTAGATGATAATGGCGAAATTACCTGGTACCAAATTGGCGACCAGCGCTTCATCACTGGAAACTACGTCATTGTCGATAATCAAGAAGATTAA
- a CDS encoding ECF transporter S component, whose translation MKRRQQIQRSTIRSILIAIIILQDFVPFLGNIPVGPLSITTMHVTVIIAAIVVGPVDGAIIGGVWGILTWVRAFVAPSSPLAPLVMINPLVSVVPRIMIGLVAGYLYRWLARLSKQPRLAMILAGIAGSLTNTGLVLGAIAIFYRTPAVARAYGVNVAHLLPALETIMATNGLAELVFAAIVVPLVAYPVLEVRRRLG comes from the coding sequence ATGAAACGCCGCCAACAGATCCAGCGAAGCACCATTCGCTCAATTTTGATTGCGATTATTATTTTACAAGACTTCGTACCATTTTTAGGGAACATTCCGGTTGGCCCACTGAGTATTACAACCATGCACGTAACCGTGATTATTGCGGCAATCGTGGTTGGACCGGTAGATGGTGCCATTATCGGCGGGGTCTGGGGAATTCTGACCTGGGTCCGGGCCTTCGTCGCACCGTCAAGCCCCCTGGCCCCCCTGGTCATGATTAACCCCCTGGTTTCGGTGGTGCCGCGAATCATGATTGGGTTGGTAGCGGGTTACCTTTACCGTTGGCTGGCCCGCCTGAGTAAGCAGCCCCGGCTAGCGATGATTCTTGCGGGAATCGCTGGCAGCCTAACGAACACCGGCCTTGTCTTGGGAGCAATCGCAATCTTTTACCGGACTCCGGCTGTGGCACGGGCCTATGGAGTTAACGTTGCTCACTTGCTGCCTGCTCTTGAAACGATCATGGCGACGAATGGACTGGCTGAGCTAGTTTTTGCCGCTATCGTGGTGCCACTGGTTGCTTACCCGGTCTTGGAAGTGCGCCGGCGATTAGGATAG
- a CDS encoding ATP-dependent Clp protease ATP-binding subunit — translation MLCQNCHQNPASIHLQMNFNGQRVQIDLCQQCYQKLQNLQTNLMNGGNGMNNFNFGSLEDFMNAMNDMQSQAAGQNGQAAGPQGQQAGGRRGGKGILGQYGINLTEMARQGKIDPVIGRDNEIKRVIEILNRRTKNNPVLIGEAGVGKTAVVEGLAQAIVSGQVPEKLANKEIIRLDVVSLVQGTGIRGQFEKRMQQLMEEVRKNKNIILFIDEIHEIMGAGNAEGGMDAGNVLKPALARGDFQLVGATTLNEYRKIEKDAALARRFQPVEVDEPSVDETIKILNGIKARYQDYHHVKYTDKAVVAAAKLSDRYIQDRFLPDKAIDLLDEAGSRKNLTLKTADPNMIENEIHTAEAHKQQAVDNQDYEKAAFYRDQVTRLEKAKKDAEENHTEESATVTAQDMQKIVEEKTNIPVGDLQQQEENQLRDLDKELEAHVIGQNQAVDKVARAIRRNRIGLNKSGRPIGSFLFVGPTGVGKTETAKQLAKQLFGSKDAMIRFDMSEYMDKTSTSKLIGAAPGYVGYEEAGQLTEQVRRHPYSLILLDEVEKAHPDVMHMFLQILDDGRLTDSQGRTVSFKDTIIIMTSNAGTGDAVASVGFGAEAAGSTHSIIDKLTNYFKPEFLNRFDDIVQFNALTKEDLMKIVNLMIDDVNRMLKEKDLHITVPDDVDEKLVDLGYDPKMGARPLRRVIQEQIEDRIADYVLDHGDVHDLAAQLDSAGNITVVAAGATQPAEAPAENK, via the coding sequence ATGCTCTGTCAAAATTGTCATCAAAATCCCGCATCAATCCACCTACAAATGAACTTTAATGGTCAGCGGGTGCAAATTGACCTCTGCCAACAATGCTACCAAAAATTACAAAATCTCCAAACTAATCTGATGAACGGAGGTAACGGAATGAATAACTTTAACTTTGGAAGTCTCGAAGACTTTATGAACGCAATGAACGATATGCAAAGCCAGGCGGCCGGCCAGAATGGTCAAGCCGCTGGTCCCCAGGGGCAACAAGCCGGCGGGCGGCGTGGCGGTAAGGGCATCCTCGGCCAATACGGGATCAACCTTACTGAAATGGCGCGCCAGGGTAAAATTGACCCGGTAATCGGCCGGGACAACGAAATTAAACGGGTCATTGAAATTTTAAACCGGCGGACCAAGAATAACCCGGTCCTAATCGGTGAAGCCGGGGTTGGTAAGACCGCCGTAGTTGAAGGCCTCGCCCAGGCCATCGTTTCCGGCCAAGTTCCTGAAAAGCTGGCTAATAAGGAAATCATCCGTTTAGACGTTGTATCCTTAGTTCAAGGGACCGGAATTCGGGGCCAATTTGAAAAGCGGATGCAGCAATTAATGGAAGAAGTTCGCAAAAACAAGAACATCATCCTCTTCATTGATGAAATCCATGAAATTATGGGTGCCGGAAATGCCGAGGGCGGCATGGACGCTGGCAACGTTTTGAAGCCGGCCCTCGCCCGTGGCGACTTCCAATTAGTCGGCGCGACGACCCTGAATGAATACCGGAAGATTGAAAAGGACGCAGCCCTCGCCCGCCGGTTCCAACCGGTCGAAGTCGACGAACCATCCGTGGACGAAACCATCAAAATCTTGAATGGAATCAAGGCCCGCTACCAGGACTACCACCACGTCAAGTACACCGACAAAGCGGTCGTTGCCGCTGCCAAGCTCTCTGACCGCTACATCCAGGACCGCTTCCTGCCGGACAAGGCGATCGACCTCCTAGACGAAGCTGGCTCGCGCAAGAACCTGACCCTGAAGACGGCCGACCCGAACATGATTGAAAACGAGATTCACACGGCCGAAGCGCACAAGCAGCAAGCCGTTGACAACCAGGACTACGAGAAGGCCGCCTTCTACCGGGACCAAGTTACCCGACTGGAAAAGGCTAAGAAGGATGCCGAAGAAAACCACACTGAGGAGTCCGCAACGGTTACTGCTCAGGATATGCAAAAGATTGTCGAGGAAAAGACCAACATCCCCGTTGGTGACCTCCAGCAGCAGGAAGAAAACCAGCTACGGGACCTCGATAAGGAACTGGAAGCCCACGTAATTGGCCAAAACCAGGCCGTTGACAAGGTGGCACGGGCAATTCGGCGGAACCGGATCGGCTTGAATAAGTCCGGTCGGCCAATTGGTTCCTTCCTCTTCGTTGGACCAACCGGGGTCGGAAAGACCGAAACTGCTAAGCAATTGGCTAAGCAGCTCTTTGGTTCTAAGGACGCCATGATTCGCTTTGACATGTCAGAATACATGGACAAGACGTCCACTTCCAAGTTGATTGGGGCAGCTCCTGGCTACGTTGGTTACGAAGAAGCCGGGCAGCTGACTGAACAAGTTCGGCGTCACCCGTACAGCTTGATCCTGCTGGATGAAGTGGAAAAGGCCCACCCGGATGTCATGCACATGTTCCTGCAAATCCTGGATGACGGCCGACTGACTGACTCCCAGGGCCGGACTGTTAGCTTCAAGGACACGATTATCATTATGACTTCCAACGCCGGAACGGGCGATGCAGTTGCCAGTGTTGGTTTTGGAGCCGAAGCTGCTGGCTCGACCCACTCGATCATCGACAAGTTAACCAACTACTTCAAGCCGGAGTTCTTAAACCGGTTTGATGACATCGTCCAGTTCAACGCCCTCACCAAGGAGGACCTGATGAAGATCGTCAACCTGATGATCGATGACGTTAACAGAATGCTAAAGGAAAAGGACCTCCACATTACCGTTCCGGATGACGTGGACGAAAAGCTGGTCGACCTGGGTTACGATCCGAAGATGGGGGCTCGGCCTCTTCGTCGGGTAATCCAAGAACAAATTGAAGACCGGATTGCCGACTACGTCCTTGACCACGGTGACGTCCACGACTTAGCCGCCCAACTAGACTCTGCTGGCAACATTACCGTCGTTGCCGCCGGTGCCACCCAACCAGCCGAAGCACCAGCAGAAAACAAGTAA
- a CDS encoding phosphocarrier protein HPr produces the protein MEKRDFTITAETGIHARPATILVQAASKFASDVTLSYEGKSVNLKSIMGVMSLGVGQNANVTITASGDDEKEALDAVAETMKKEGLTD, from the coding sequence ATGGAAAAACGCGATTTTACTATTACTGCTGAAACTGGTATCCACGCACGTCCAGCAACGATCTTGGTACAAGCTGCTTCCAAGTTTGCTTCAGACGTTACCCTGTCATACGAGGGCAAGAGCGTTAACCTGAAGTCCATCATGGGTGTAATGTCACTTGGTGTGGGCCAAAACGCCAACGTTACCATCACCGCAAGTGGGGATGACGAAAAGGAAGCCCTGGATGCCGTTGCTGAAACAATGAAGAAGGAAGGATTGACTGACTAA
- the ptsP gene encoding phosphoenolpyruvate--protein phosphotransferase yields the protein MSLLLNGLAASNGIAIAPAYLLVGSDLPVQKQHTNDKDHEVTRLHDSFAFSRQELRRIRDQAHERLGQRAAAVVDTQLAMLGDPALFAMMRQEIMQSGVTAEWAVKQTADHYLTIFEKQNDNDYLQARGTAMRDVAKRLLSHLMAVELPDPQKLDHRAIIVAANITPTDTAQFDRRYVAGLVTDTGGRTSHFTIMSRTLSLPVVVGTKTATTEIQNGDLLIVDGIHGKVIVRPTEEELEQYRLLAGKFAREQEAWGAVRNQQTISADGRHFEVAANVGTLADMEDARKNGAEGIGLLRTEFLYMNQSRLPSEEEQFRAYKQFVAGMNEKRVVARTLDVGGDKRLGMVPLPSEANPYLGFRAIRIGLARPEILRPQLRALLRASVYGRLAIMFPMVATLEEFHQARAILEEERAQLSSAGVPLAQNVELGMMLEIPAVAMMADIFAPEVDFFSIGSNDLIQYLFAADRGNPRVAYLYQELHPAVLRTVKRVIDAAHAEGKWVGMCGEMAGNPLAAPLLMGMGLDEFSMNSNRILQIRSLIKKMNTRQLQPLVHRALNAQSAPEVAELVRTALPELNR from the coding sequence ATGTCTTTACTGCTAAATGGGTTGGCAGCGAGCAACGGGATTGCAATTGCTCCTGCCTACCTGTTAGTGGGGTCAGATCTGCCTGTTCAAAAACAGCATACTAATGATAAGGATCATGAGGTCACGCGGCTTCATGATTCTTTTGCGTTCAGCCGCCAGGAACTTCGCCGCATTCGTGACCAGGCCCACGAACGATTAGGGCAGCGGGCGGCCGCTGTGGTAGATACCCAATTAGCAATGCTGGGGGATCCGGCCCTCTTTGCGATGATGCGGCAAGAGATTATGCAGTCCGGGGTGACTGCGGAGTGGGCGGTCAAGCAGACCGCGGATCACTACCTAACCATTTTTGAAAAGCAAAATGACAATGATTACTTGCAGGCGCGGGGGACGGCCATGCGGGATGTTGCCAAACGGCTGCTAAGCCACTTAATGGCGGTGGAACTTCCGGATCCGCAAAAGCTGGACCACCGGGCAATTATTGTTGCCGCAAACATCACTCCGACCGACACCGCCCAATTTGACCGGCGCTATGTCGCTGGGTTGGTTACTGATACAGGGGGCCGGACCTCACACTTTACCATTATGAGTCGGACCCTTTCGCTGCCGGTCGTTGTCGGGACAAAAACCGCAACGACGGAAATCCAAAACGGTGACCTCCTCATTGTCGATGGCATTCACGGCAAGGTAATCGTCCGGCCAACGGAGGAAGAGCTTGAGCAATACCGCTTACTGGCTGGCAAGTTTGCCCGGGAGCAGGAAGCCTGGGGAGCGGTTCGGAACCAGCAGACAATTAGTGCGGACGGCCGGCACTTTGAAGTTGCTGCCAACGTGGGCACCCTGGCGGATATGGAGGATGCTCGGAAGAACGGCGCCGAGGGGATTGGCCTTCTTCGGACCGAGTTCTTATACATGAACCAGTCCCGCTTGCCGAGTGAGGAGGAACAGTTTCGCGCCTACAAGCAATTTGTCGCGGGGATGAATGAAAAACGGGTGGTTGCCCGCACCCTCGATGTTGGGGGAGACAAGCGGCTGGGGATGGTCCCGCTGCCGAGCGAGGCGAACCCCTATCTTGGTTTTCGCGCTATTCGGATTGGGTTAGCCCGCCCGGAAATTTTGCGTCCCCAATTGCGGGCCCTGCTCCGGGCGTCTGTTTACGGCCGGCTGGCGATTATGTTTCCGATGGTGGCAACGTTAGAAGAGTTTCACCAGGCCCGGGCAATTTTGGAGGAAGAACGGGCTCAACTTAGTTCGGCGGGGGTTCCACTGGCCCAGAACGTTGAGCTGGGGATGATGCTGGAAATTCCCGCGGTTGCCATGATGGCGGATATTTTTGCCCCGGAGGTCGACTTCTTTAGCATCGGCAGCAACGACCTGATTCAATACCTGTTCGCGGCGGACCGGGGGAACCCACGGGTGGCCTACCTTTATCAAGAGTTGCACCCCGCAGTCTTGCGGACGGTCAAACGAGTGATTGACGCCGCCCATGCTGAAGGAAAGTGGGTTGGAATGTGCGGTGAAATGGCAGGGAACCCGTTGGCCGCCCCCTTATTAATGGGGATGGGGCTAGATGAGTTTTCAATGAATAGCAACCGGATCTTACAAATTCGGTCCCTGATTAAGAAAATGAACACCCGCCAGCTGCAACCGCTTGTGCACCGGGCGTTGAATGCACAAAGCGCTCCGGAAGTGGCGGAGCTGGTTCGCACAGCGCTTCCGGAACTCAATAGATAG
- a CDS encoding glycosyltransferase family 4 protein, giving the protein MNIGLFTDTYFPQVSGVATSIKTLRDELTAQGHNVYIFTTTDPKAKEDDVEAGIYRFPSIPFVSFTERRIAVRGAFRAVHLAKKFQLDVVHNQTEFALGMMGKIVAHELKIPCLHTYHTMYQDYLHYIANGHIVKPKNVATYARLYMKNMDGIVAPSERVLDTLRSYGISAPIRIIPTGINLRVYQQWDSPAELAALREKYGYEPDTPVLLSLSRLAYEKNIHALIEAMPDILAQDPRTQLLIVGDGPARTTLERQVRQMKLTDHVQFAGEIKNADVHHYYQMADVFVSASDSESQGLTYDEALASDLPIVVMRSVYTDELIDDPAIGVSFQKRADLVKGVHYYLNHPASQESHARRQEKLHAISAEVFAKRVVAFYNDCQEQLAAEEAAKAHHHSRRLFHRSRS; this is encoded by the coding sequence GTGAATATCGGTCTTTTTACAGATACATATTTTCCGCAGGTCAGCGGGGTGGCGACGTCGATCAAGACCCTCCGTGACGAGTTAACTGCTCAGGGACACAACGTATACATCTTTACGACCACTGATCCCAAGGCAAAGGAGGATGATGTTGAGGCGGGAATTTACCGCTTCCCGAGCATCCCCTTTGTCTCTTTTACTGAGCGCCGAATTGCGGTGCGCGGAGCCTTTCGGGCAGTCCACTTGGCAAAGAAGTTTCAGCTAGACGTGGTTCATAACCAGACCGAGTTTGCGCTGGGGATGATGGGCAAGATAGTTGCGCACGAGTTGAAAATTCCGTGCTTGCATACTTATCACACGATGTACCAGGACTACCTCCACTACATTGCAAATGGTCACATTGTTAAGCCTAAGAATGTAGCGACCTATGCCCGACTCTACATGAAAAACATGGATGGAATCGTGGCTCCAAGTGAGCGGGTGCTAGATACGCTCCGTTCGTACGGGATTAGTGCGCCGATTCGGATCATTCCCACCGGAATTAACTTACGGGTTTACCAGCAGTGGGATTCTCCCGCGGAGCTGGCGGCCCTACGGGAAAAGTACGGTTATGAGCCGGATACGCCGGTCCTGTTGTCACTTAGCCGGCTGGCTTACGAAAAGAATATTCATGCGCTGATTGAGGCGATGCCAGATATTCTGGCCCAGGATCCCCGGACCCAGCTGCTGATTGTTGGGGATGGTCCGGCCCGGACTACTTTGGAACGGCAGGTTCGGCAGATGAAGCTAACTGACCACGTTCAATTTGCTGGTGAGATTAAAAACGCGGACGTCCATCATTATTACCAGATGGCGGACGTTTTCGTGTCAGCCTCGGATTCGGAGTCTCAGGGCTTGACCTATGATGAGGCCCTGGCTTCCGATCTGCCAATTGTAGTGATGCGGAGCGTGTACACGGATGAGCTGATTGATGATCCGGCGATTGGGGTTAGTTTCCAAAAACGGGCAGACCTGGTAAAGGGAGTTCATTACTACCTTAACCATCCTGCCAGTCAGGAATCCCATGCTCGCCGCCAGGAAAAACTTCACGCGATTTCGGCAGAGGTGTTTGCAAAACGGGTGGTCGCTTTTTATAATGACTGCCAGGAACAGCTTGCGGCAGAAGAAGCGGCGAAAGCCCACCATCATTCTCGTCGTCTATTTCATCGTTCAAGGAGTTAG